In Micropterus dolomieu isolate WLL.071019.BEF.003 ecotype Adirondacks linkage group LG09, ASM2129224v1, whole genome shotgun sequence, the DNA window ttatttctctttttgcaataaagatttaaggaggataTTGTAACAATCCTTTATTAAATCTTATTAACATTTGTAGCACAAAAGATAGAAACCAATGAGAATTTATTAACAGATATCCAACATTTATAACAAACAGAAAAGATAAAAACCCGCAAAAAAGGATTATCACAATGTGGAAAAAATTATTCTGGTCATCTGATCCTTAAGGTGTTATACATTTATGATTTATTAACGATTAATAAAGCTAGTAGTTACTTATAAACTTATAAACGCTTCAAACCTTACCATCATTCAAAACTCAGAGACGGACAAACAatggcaacaaaacaaaacgaaAACATACTTTGTTTGTAATAACATTTTGTTATTAGCTGGAGTTTCTCCCAGTGGAAACACAATTCAAAATCCAAGCAACACGTGCATGCATCTGTCAAGCCACTTTTTCTGTGGGAAAATAGAGCATAAACAACCCGTTTCCTGGATGCCAGAAAAGAGCCTCCTCAGGCCCTGATGTCATAAATATAAACATCCCTGTCGGACACAGAGGGCCCCCGTGTCCTCACCGCAGGCCTGAGTGTAAAACACTTATGAGGAACACAATGTCCTCGTCTACTGACCTTCGACACTCGTTTAAATCACAGGAATTTTGTCACGCCTTTGGCATCTTGGATGAGCTCAGACTTCCCTGGTGGGTTTGAAAGTGAAACTATTGTTTCTTATTAAATCAGATTGAGATGTATATACTAACTGTCcgcttgtgtttgtttgtgacaGGCTCAGTCGTTGGTGGATAGTTCAGCAGTTTAAAAGAAAGTCCTGGAGATGGTAGATATTTGAATCCAAGGATGGAGCCTGTTAAACGAGACATGGAGCTGCTCAGTAACAGCATGGCGACCTATGCTCACATCAAAGGTAAAAACTCAGTGCGTCTGTAACTGTGGTTCCCAACCTCAGGCGCACGACTCCCTTTAATGAGGTCACAAGATGATAACCAGTGttagaaatttagaaaaataaCTAAATTGCCCAACacaaaatttagattttaaattgtttctaTATTTCCTACCAAATACTGTATAGTTTTACTTTCTCAGGCCTAAAgtactttcttgctgagagttagatgagaagataccactttcatgtctgtacgCCAAATATGAAGCTATCGCCAGCAACCACAAAGACTGCAAACGGGGAAACTACTAGCCAGTGGTAAGAAAACTCGACTagtagcacctctaaagctcactaattaacacatttgttctctttgtttaatcagtacaaaaaaaagaattgatgtaaaaacaacaacttgtaGTTTTACTGGACTGGACTATTTCTTTCTTCCaataacttcctggagtctccaaaGATTACATGGTACGCTGATGAcaagttttcctttttaaagtttgttttttcaaattgCTGGTAAGCACATTTTGTTACCTTCCGACGGGCACGGCTTGCTGTTTTTggtctttatgttaagctaagtttgtttattgttgctttaaGAGCTAGacctagttttaactacttctATAATTTAGGGAAGTTCAGTCAAGTGGTTACCAACTTGGGGGTCACAAGATGATTCTGAGGGATTGTGAGAAGATTAATTcagtgtaaaaatgaaaaaacaaagttttgttACAAATCTTTGCTTTTTTAGTGAACTATTGGATAATTTTGCCCTTTGAGCCCCAAACTGTTATTTAAATTAAGCCATCTGAGCAGGTCGGGGagggaaatgtctctttggtgTTACTGCTAACAACTCATAGACATCTAAAATGTGACGAGGGGCCCAAAATAGACTGCTCTTTTGCAATGAAAAACACTGGTTTAATCttaaacaaagtattttttgtaACTAGTAATTGTAgctttcagataaatgtagtgaagtaaaagcGGGCGAAAGAGGCGAATAGTAGCCTAgcaaaaaatggaaaaataaaataggcCAGTTGAAATGTTACTTTCATTAAAACCACTGTGtccactgtgtttctctgctcaCACAGCCAATCCAGAGAGCTTCGCCCTCTACTTCATGATGGGCGTTTGTTTCGGCCTGCTCATGGCACTGTGCCTCCTGGTGACCGGCATCGCCTGCAGGACTCGCCGTCGCAGCAGGCCTCCCCCTTCCCCCGAGAGGAGACAGCTGAAGGAGTCcagcgaggaagaggaggatgaagaggatgaGAGTGTTGCAGAGGAGGCGAGGATCCCCAAAGTGAGTGATCGCAGCAGCCACTCCAACGGTACTCTGAGGAGCGTGAACGTGTTCACGTCAGCCGAGGAGCTGGAGAAGGCGCGGCGTCTGGAGGAGAGGGAACGAATCGTCAGGGAGATCTGGAGAAATGGACAACCGGACATCCTGGTCACAGGGACGGGGACTATTGGAAGAGTGCATTACCACTAACAGACACTTTGACTGTTCCCTGAAAACCCACCTTACAGACTGAAAAGGGCTGGACATACACAGAACATTGTGTGGTGACCCCAAGTGTTCAATATAGAAATAAGGGACTGCATTAGGAAGGCTGAACCTTATGTTCCTTATGTTCCCAGGGgttattaatgttttcttttaactccTCTTTTCATTCAGAAACAAGACttgtgctgtgtctcaattcggaTACTTCCATTAGTACACTTAGGCTACATgtagtacactgtgtacactgtGTCCTTATGCCTACTTGCGTAGGGTAGTGTCTCAAgtcaaacactgctgttgtgcaCTTACCTGACTATTACAGCTTTTGACAGCTTCTTCTTTTAAATGGCAAATTGTAACCGGGCTGATCATTATCGCTAACATCCAACCGCTACTGtcactttccaaaatgtttGCTGGCTTGCATTGACTTCAATTGAATTGTATtaagaatgaataaaaatgaacgTACTTTTACAATCCAAACTGCTGCAGCGTCCTCAGTCACCAGTTTCACATGTTTGAAGATAGGTTGGTGCTCCCTCTCCTTTCACTGCATAGCCAATATGGTGACCACTGACGGTGAGAAGTCTCCAGCGTCCAACATCCAGGTAATTACAGTGTGCTGCATTCTGCTATTATAATCAGTGTGAACGC includes these proteins:
- the eva1bb gene encoding eva-1 homolog Bb, translated to MEPVKRDMELLSNSMATYAHIKANPESFALYFMMGVCFGLLMALCLLVTGIACRTRRRSRPPPSPERRQLKESSEEEEDEEDESVAEEARIPKVSDRSSHSNGTLRSVNVFTSAEELEKARRLEERERIVREIWRNGQPDILVTGTGTIGRVHYH